One genomic segment of Hordeum vulgare subsp. vulgare chromosome 2H, MorexV3_pseudomolecules_assembly, whole genome shotgun sequence includes these proteins:
- the LOC123428642 gene encoding uncharacterized protein LOC123428642 — protein sequence MFVLSTNFSTQMDLTGVTDLLWKRFFQWEFGEADMNVAIKRMKESGVRYKWKKLFEAKTEKQKQVEQRMSAGLRNKYEAANWFCIENNVVKVLGARLSWLSAQLHCNSNV from the exons ATGTTTGTTCTGTCTACGAATTTCAGTACACAG ATGGACCTTACCGGCGTCACTGATCTGCTGTGGAAGAGGTTCTTCCAGTGGGAATTCGGTGAGGCTGACATGAACGTTGCCATCAAGAGAATGAAGGAGAGCGGAGTGCGTTACAAGTGGAAGAAACTCTTCGAG GCAAAaacagaaaagcaaaagcaagttGAACAAAGAATGTCCGCGGGACTCAGAAACAAATATGAAGCAGCAAACT GGTTTTGTATTGAAAATAATGTTGTAAAAGTTCTTGGTGCTCGTTTGTCCTGGCTCTCCGCTCAG